A genome region from Plasmodium vivax chromosome 11, whole genome shotgun sequence includes the following:
- a CDS encoding hypothetical protein, conserved (encoded by transcript PVX_113825A) produces the protein MERQSKTEGGKASKTDSYKNYVDELKVVSSMLQNKNLDSFASNSTIDENKLMNVNDLCNIYLDRNTDKGGSKRGADALMQEGTAQPKDLSFPGMMRNNPVMDFLNTPIVNDSGGNSTSGYVNGGGGICVSEANKATLPGEPSPSDQIHVEEQPTHVKETNKTSAATSPHADEFKLIHKSALTANEFRDDRWEECNSFFYKESQHYAKPNGEETHLGEVPNCSCKNEQMCFCRGGGLPLGSEQNEVVPHEEGQNGYNYRLMRLYLEQMINEPGSIKEEELSLDDKAFDVKGFFKRGCLPKDIALQGGSYGHEAKGSPPGNAHVNGLENAHTNEHTNEQTNEHTSNLAHVQAYLQGGVEDPETLPNGGAHKKSPAPCDELKDFGSANGEEPPHEGCNKGAEEGADNCKDNCMGGYTGNYTGSHSGSHSDGRNPPPNEHANQLSLEMQNPSKDGEQNAEQNAEQNPEQNPERVFKNIAMKIQHYLKNYSPKMIFEEGKQLGAVAGMATNAATAMPAAVPAAIPTAIPTAVPTTHMNFPFAGCPPKDKATLQGSIKITVPLFLLYISNAYAVGDLSGRSSNSAHAIRRKRLKKRIINEIILGFTHSDADKYVEQLLCNIKKCFIQVLDYLKEYNPQWVCSNNGDGYFYHFRKIMAIDSSYVDVHSIVHHARVLTKMKRKWAGGLVRGAVVRGGLERSSLDRKIPIRSENGKVIPSVNALVPGSATAIEMHVPNDPSSGGNSFQGANHCGFDPSVPQVDRQHCLGRSLKRKHSLGEEKSAHGCTHKQIKRDAVSAKENYTHDKAEENREQESREPKEHRFVSGAAGGEEALCKEDLIDVEDKIYYAPSDMRTSIETVVNESGKPGKYDGTFGLRAYSEEGEEDEENEEQELHGEKVQPMEGVEASIEGDTPKEDCTPLEGAPADGTHAGDPLQVSGSQQGEKTERDPKDEEEQPANGEGDRVGGHGGDDSNGEAQQQQQRKELMGQTEQPKQPQHQLTTPPVGSQVDGKEAEEAPAEQTSKPLNDHPSLYDESVMLKEQCLSASSSDKLKSNEGKTSASDKLGSEEQGSAYAVGHFASGAPVSRADDATAGAIEVVAAVAAIEADTICEANPGDHQQGEKAHLEAPTNNGYPSSHAANEVDAEGENRHLKNRLVCMNNSIMHLNINKKKKKKKKKIITHYLNQVMNTLFCHDIFNYAVIFTPILKHLGVLSSLSACTMNNIILRLENFKLIEVDKGKITHKGRGMFFRVREKTDCFAGCSPGAAASRNAQVGGVYVDAGMYDNGGMYGNGGMYSNGGMYSNGGMYSNGGMYSNGGMYSNSGMCAADRMCAGEAFPRGRENKVLQYLLAMMEKGGQDRVLVEEMMQKLGFAHPGEAKEVGPLPCSGAVWPGGHSPPYEVRSGLHNSMHNCMGGNQDDPTVHCAHGKGQTADSCSSGDSLCKNKLMEFIREVLIQHGAHINQSVELNSNDNGLSGGEAANNGSREGGANGDEASCSAADNEGGGGSGTSGGSGANGANEQPPFEDSSASLQTETKKRSGPNFGDEKAHDRINSDPSDEGKNGPNGRSSGSSRSHLSNLGSLGNPNGSVLNRENFFKLLKWYWSVKVAGGCDEPFTCKSHVGGPSRVCDGDGPGGGSMFGGVSTCNHASPSSAFANNHFVGSPFSGNHFAANPFTGSHAAPNLEGPLNAYEKDAGTKLHLCSGDNNGQVDSGGGAAPSSDAAKEADDSRAPHYGVPPCEEHERRKPCGSVLNMCAAGNNHLGANLLKAQGALHRCSSFDGEEASNAISTNLNRTCGVNPLKGWNDANQLHHCHEHRTTGCIHANHSKCALMSVATHMNGLLSTERAPCGGVAPCIAGSCNGSAHNHHLYGEKSKLSSILNGNEVKSNLMSDPHADEYNEKGSNPCGGELGKHFFNLMKNGELNLEGLPYEKFLFDSKVLEEANGSFPFKHPMGDSTSEMYAGERHRDAPHGVVNNPSNCFCCVKNPVGGKSNVNVMDLCNHLAQELISKNEGKPLREEEMREAPVQGQLPGQLQRQENPLSASGGQCPDVKLAYDGLVDANCANCANCANCANCSNCPNCGSGAESTPANASAGTQQNSRSNHLWRLYQLYGLLEKAKSGSAVDDKICTDMQNGLKKYFAKHDYPLGKGGKLGNPFSCDHMAAENGCEQEGAGGNKVPSENGRVYEHEWHLLNSQLHLSRRDNVQFAAHAEEDGGGGSGGGNPVIGNPIGGAPGSLFPGGTAEEAMYKDAHGSYKNIFLSDEENQRNEAAMLFHDGHQRMSKTNEQRMKNYLSSLYNSIVYKSGFYPTEGSNHNGAQSSGGSGNVRFNSSSHVNRCADSRRSSNLCDYLTSFTYTNPNENCSDNVSHVDELGKFLLVRGEHSNSREGSGGRHSSGRHSSGRHSSGRHSSGRHSSGRHSSGRHAHHHHHLGGSANKGSSHSKSFAHLYKDVVSSLDHGKGKLCNKHLGNSMGLFNGRNNTDDIILHGYLTRKRREEMTDHIQKKRALLRKIKNRENMTDEEINTSLMKLSADPTEFNFLKKFYAHGGEMEDPEDDDAVDDEVDEDHVDGSHRGDDLDDRDHDPSGKKKMHMKGVYLGGRAATSAAASAAASAGSMAKPGRHMKGGGANQEDEENVSSVNSTKLGMKDERGKNVNFFLNNCTVEYGRGRRNKVVNQNYTKNYELESRYYGRRESSTAGGGAAAGMNGSGSGSGSGSGSSSNNAVGGGGHGGTNGKAPPMSGDHRGGKINGVCYIGNGRSHSKDKAKLHMETTPVGRGNNAGGKGGVGSRRINTKVRNNAVVDSNENYEFKMTSSELKPQRGVYFDRSQKAWIGSWYEEGKQIKRRFKIKYYGWDEARNLATKARFAFENRTKHMKGAGKKGASAAAAANAAASANGGTSNDVTSNGANNDGSEAVNADASGGYARAGGGKEEDTANLNNNGMNEGGANHGASAHHFECGSYVDGTNRRIISRRGGGTYLRATNEDHAVDSSNAPANKRDGRRGGAAMHTGSGSNGRAHKMGEENDPSNGRAAPGGAVAAVGAVTAAGDEEEDVLTAESQKKLRNGNNPGGGSSALVQLGEGKKNEKGVPYADAIKYTGVGEGTSKYEAGGREKYPFEQHHVDYEEYHPAYDRKRNLGNPKGDVRGGACKNEGTYDGYAGKYAGEYKGVEIDLFSDWNEFHRAGAAVGGVSGVGGRYESGARGDYPLSGVSDLGGRGKGRHPSQGGALRHYDDYYAYAKGGYPEGKPGAEHAEEDEGVPKKKNESEQYGGCVGGGRRKINSNGSGVGGGVGGGHGNPHEEEEQEDDQDEEMNYDYCHQVGTTRRERPDRSSRETHLGGAEQKGRNAYAKYPAGKAGDNVITYAKSNNKKSNETNQIDSSVILPQGVFYQDSKKAFCANWYSNGKQEKRYFSINKFGEERARNLAIAARKKFEHVYKKNTNVSKKDVQQHACGMLKAEMSNEVAGLEGNYHLGDNFHQSGKHGYGSHGGKGGLTHTGVAASLAAPLGAAGMVAPMTASMAAPIGAPAMNELPLGGKSGVGHSSKSGPPHEIATVDVKKAHMNSGGSKKAVGGGAPPLSAASPTNSNEDLQYVQNGYVNGKSYSKCRESNLYGEDHLHGETITEGGIYTNGMPVTSPSESIRMNGVNPNGSSSPPYTNKSAVKESIKLVSSPAGSNSTTDMVNNNLGDCVSNGRGVGGTNFEGEGPQNDAEMSLSAPLSNTAIGGGTNPTDNEGADQNGLHSGHSGHSGGGIESGNGIPNGSVIPNGGGMENSPLGTNMGGSASPPFRNSSNVFIGPSDVCIPGGEEQNGGVENNLYGGLTNQTNEMHLYAAASEELSKGLTSEEASPLGGAPFDPNAKECSTPDYYSGSKQGAKGAFPRSVKKEMDDVGMYGKLDRLERVERLEKVDRVDRMDRVDRLEKSNAGTPATPAGVYMIRINGIVQAWRAEWRSPSGCKRTKNFGINTYGSSLSKKLAIEMRARMTGECLVSDDGTVFDYTGKKPPKGAARD, from the coding sequence aTGGAGAGGCAGTCCAAAACGGAAGGCGGAAAGGCCAGCAAAACGGACAGCTACAAAAACTACGTGGATGAGCTGAAAGTGGTATCTTCCATGctgcaaaacaaaaatttagatTCCTTTGCATCAAATTCTACGATCGATGAGAATAAACTGATGAATGTAAACGATTTGTGCAATATATATTTGGATCGAAACACAGACAAGGGAGGTAGCAAGCGGGGGGCCGATGCACTCATGCAGGAGGGGACTGCGCAACCGAAAGATTTGAGCTTCCCCGGCATGATGCGGAACAACCCCGTGATGGATTTTCTAAACACTCCCATCGTGAATGACAGCGGGGGAAACAGCACTAGCGGTTATGTGAACGGAGGGGGTGGCATCTGCGTAAGCGAAGCGAATAAAGCAACCCTCCCGGGTGAACCCTCCCCGAGTGACCAAATCCACGTGGAAGAGCAACCCACACATGTGAAGGAGACGAACAAAACGAGCGCCGCTACGTCTCCACACGCAGACGAATTTAAGCTCATTCACAAGAGCGCACTAACTGCAAATGAATTTAGAGACGACAGATGGGAAGAATGCAACTCCTTTTTCTACAAGGAGAGTCAACATTATGCaaaaccaaatggggaggagaCTCACCTTGGGGAAGTCCCTAACTGCTCATGtaaaaacgaacaaatgtGCTTCTGCAGAGGTGGAGGTTTGCCTCTCGGAAGCGAACAGAATGAGGTGGTCCCCCATGAGGAGGGCCAAAACGGTTACAATTACAGACTGATGAGGCTTTACTTGGAGCAAATGATCAACGAGCCGGGGAGCATCAAGGAGGAGGAACTCAGCTTGGATGATAAAGCATTTGATGTGAAGGGCTTTTTCAAGAGGGGTTGCCTTCCGAAGGATATAGCGCTGCAGGGGGGTTCTTACGGCCACGAGGCGAAGGGGAGCCCACCCGGGAATGCACACGTGAACGGGCTCGAGAATGCACACACGAATGAGCACACGAATGAGCAAACGAATGAGCACACAAGTAACCTCGCGCATGTGCAGGCCTACCTACAGGGAGGAGTGGAGGACCCCGAGACCCTCCCCAACGGCGGCGCCCACAAGAAGAGCCCCGCCCCCTGTGACGAATTGAAGGACTTCGGCAGTGCTAACGGTGAAGAACCCCCACATGAGGGGTGTAACAAGGGGGCCGAGGAGGGCGCGGATAATTGCAAGGATAACTGCATGGGTGGCTACACTGGTAACTACACGGGTAGCCACTCGGGTAGCCACTCGGACGGGAGGAACCCTCCCCCTAATGAGCACGCAAACCAGTTGTCTCTAGAGATGCAGAACCCGTCCAAGGATGGCGAGCAGAACGCAGAGCAGAACGCAGAGCAGAACCCAGAGCAGAACCCAGAGCGCGTCTTTAAAAACATTGCAATGAAGATTCAGCACTACTTGAAGAATTACAGCCCGAAGATGATCTtcgaggaggggaagcagctCGGTGCGGTAGCGGGTATGGCCACGAATGCGGCTACCGCTATGCCAGCCGCTGTGCCAGCCGCTATACCAACCGCTATTCCAACCGCTGTGCCAACCACCCATATGAACTTCCCCTTCGCGGGCTGCCCCCCGAAGGACAAAGCAACCCTGCAGGGGAGCATCAAAATAACCGTCCCGCTGTTTCTCCTCTACATCTCCAATGCCTATGCCGTTGGGGACCTCTCTGGAAGGAGCAGCAACAGTGCACATGCCATCCGTCGGAagagattaaaaaaaagaatcatcAACGAAATCATTTTGGGATTTACCCACTCAGATGCAGATAAATATGTAGAGCAACTTCTGTgcaatattaaaaagtgttTCATTCAGGTGCTGGACTACCTGAAGGAGTATAACCCCCAGTGGGTCTGCAGCAACAATGGGGATGGGTATTTCTACCACTTCAGGAAGATTATGGCGATTGACAGCTCCTATGTGGACGTCCATTCGATTGTGCACCACGCGAGGGTGCTCACcaagatgaagaggaagtggGCCGGTGGGCTGGTCAGAGGCGCCGTGGTGAGGGGCGGCCTGGAGAGGAGCAGTCTCGACCGCAAAATTCCCATCCGAAGTGAAAACGGCAAAGTCATCCCCAGTGTGAATGCACTAGTGCCCGGTTCGGCGACCGCCATCGAAATGCATGTACCGAATGACCCTTCTAGCGGAGGCAACTCCTTCCAGGGTGCTAACCATTGTGGGTTCGACCCATCTGTGCCTCAGGTAGACAGGCAGCACTGCCTCGGTAGGTCCCTCAAGAGGAAGCACAGCctcggggaggaaaaaagcgCGCACGGGTGCACCCACAAGCAGATCAAAAGGGATGCAGTTTCCGCGAAGGAGAATTACACGCACGATAAGGCGGAGGAGAACCGCGAACAGGAGAGCCGCGAACCGAAGGAACACCGCTTCGTCAGCGGCGCGgccgggggggaggaagctcTCTGCAAAGAAGACCTAATCGACGTGGAGGATAAGATTTACTACGCACCGAGTGACATGCGAACGAGCATCGAAACTGTGGTGAACGAGAGTGGGAAGCCGGGCAAGTACGACGGCACCTTCGGATTGAGGGCTTATAGTGAGGAGGGagaggaggatgaggagAATGAGGAGCAAGAACTGCACGGTGAAAAGGTACAACCGATGGAAGGGGTGGAGGCTTCCATAGAGGGAGACACCCCTAAAGAGGATTGCACTCCCCTGGAGGGAGCTCCCGCCGATGGCACGCACGCGGGTGACCCACTGCAGGTTAGCGGCAGTCAGCAAGGGGAGAAAACGGAAAGGGATCCgaaggatgaagaggagcaACCCGCAAACGGGGAGGGCGACCGTGTCGGTGGCCACGGGGGGGACGATTCAAATGGAGAAGcccaacagcagcagcagcggaaGGAGTTGATGGGGCAGACGGAGCAACCGAAGCAACCGCAACACCAGTTGACAACCCCCCCTGTTGGAAGCCAAGTGGACGGCAAAGAGGCGGAGGAGGCACCCGCTGAGCAGACCAGCAAACCGCTCAATGATCACCCCAGTCTGTATGACGAATCCGTGATGCTTAAGGAGCAGTGCCTGAGTGCATCCTCGAGCGACAAATTAAAGTCAAATGAGGGGAAGACAAGTGCATCTGACAAGTTGGGTTCTGAGGAGCAGGGTTCTGCTTATGCAGTTGGCCATTTTGCGAGCGGCGCGCCGGTAAGCAGGGCGGATGATGCAACAGCGGGGGCAATTGAAGTAGTCGCAGCAGTTGCCGCTATCGAAGCTGATACGATTTGCGAGGCCAACCCGGGCGACCACCAACAGGGAGAGAAGGCCCACCTGGAAGCGCCTACCAATAATGGCTACCCGAGCAGCCACGCCGCAAACGAAGTAGACGCAGAAGGGGAGAACCGCCATCTGAAGAACCGACTCGTTTGTATGAACAACTCCATAATGCAcctaaatataaataaaaaaaaaaaaaaaaaaaaaaaaaaaataatcacccACTATTTGAACCAAGTAATGAACACTCTCTTCTGTCAcgacatttttaattacgcAGTCATCTTCACTCCAATTTTAAAACACTTAGGAGTGCTGTCTTCCCTTAGCGCATGCACgatgaataatattattttgagGCTAGAGAATTTTAAGCTGATCGAGGTGGACAAGGGGAAGATTACGCACAAGGGAAGGGGCATGTTCTTTCGTGTGAGGGAGAAGACCGACTGCTTCGCCGGTTGCTCCCCGGGCGCGGCGGCCAGTAGGAATGCCCAGGTTGGCGGGGTGTACGTTGATGCAGGTATGTATGATAATGGAGGTATGTATGGTAATGGAGGTATGTATAGCAATGGCGGCATGTATAGCAATGGCGGCATGTATAGCAATGGCGGCATGTATAGCAATGGCGGCATGTATAGCAATAGCGGCATGTGTGCTGCTGACCGCATGTGTGCTGGTGAGGCCTTCCCCCGAGGGAGAGAAAACAAAGTGCTTCAGTACCTTCTAGCTATGATGGAGAAGGGGGGCCAAGACAGAGTTCTCGTCGAGGAAATGATGCAAAAATTGGGTTTCGCTCATCCAGGGGAGGCGAAGGAGGTCGGGCCGCTTCCCTGTTCGGGGGCAGTCTGGCCCGGGGGGCACTCTCCCCCGTATGAAGTGCGAAGTGGTCTCCACAACAGTATGCATAACTGCATGGGGGGCAATCAGGATGACCCGACCGTACACTGTGCTCATGGGAAAGGACAAACGGCAGACTCCTGCAGCAGTGGAGACAGCCTGTGCAAGAACAAACTGATGGAGTTCATCCGGGAGGTTTTGATTCAGCACGGTGCGCATATAAACCAGAGCGTGGAGCTTAACTCGAATGATAATGGTCtctcggggggggaggcggcgaaCAATGGCAGTCGTGAAGGTGGAGCGAACGGAGACGAGGCAAGCTGTAGTGCGGCAGACAACGAGGGGGGTGGTGGAAGCGGTACCAGCGGTGGGAGCGGCGCGAACGGCGCGAATGAGCAGCCCCCGTTTGAGGACAGTTCTGCCTCTCTACAAACAGAAACTAAGAAGCGAAGCGGACCCAATTTTGGCGATGAGAAGGCCCACGATAGGATCAACTCGGACCCAAGTGACGAGGGAAAAAACGGTCCCAACGGTAGAAGCAGTGGAAGCAGTAGAAGCCATCTGAGCAATCTGGGCAGTTTGGGCAACCCAAATGGAAGCGTCCTAAACAGGGAGAACTTTTTCAAACTGCTCAAGTGGTACTGGTCCGTGAAGGTCGCTGGTGGTTGTGATGAGCCCTTCACTTGCAAGTCGCATGTGGGTGGACCGTCGCGGGTGTGCGATGGGGACGGaccgggggggggcagcatgTTCGGCGGAGTGAGCACCTGCAACCACGCCTCGCCCAGTAGCGCCTTCGCGAATAATCACTTTGTTGGCAGCCCCTTTTCTGGGAATCACTTTGCTGCTAATCCCTTTACTGGCAGCCATGCCGCCCCCAATCTGGAGGGCCCCCTGAACGCTTATGAGAAGGACGCGGGGACGAAGCTGCACCTCTGCAGTGGGGACAACAACGGGCAGGTTGACTCGGGAGGTGGAGCTGCTCCCTCGAGTGATGCCGCCAAAGAGGCGGACGACAGCAGAGCGCCCCACTATGGGGTACCCCCCTGCGAGGAGCACGAAAGGAGAAAGCCCTGCGGGAGCGTGCTCAACATGTGTGCAGCCGGAAATAACCATCTCGGGGCAAACCTTCTCAAAGCACAGGGTGCATTACATCGGTGCAGTTCCTTCgacggggaagaagccaGCAATGCCATCTCCACCAATCTTAACAGAACCTGTGGGGTGAACCCACTCAAAGGGTGGAACGATGCAAATCAATTGCACCACTGCCATGAGCATAGAACAACCGGTTGCATCCATGCGAACCATTCGAAGTGTGCCCTCATGAGTGTGGCGACCCACATGAATGGTTTGTTAAGCACAGAGAGAGCTCCCTGCGGAGGGGTGGCACCATGCATTGCTGGCAGTTGCAACGGGAGTGCCCACAACCACCACCTATACGGGGAGAAGTCAAAACTGTCGAGCATCCTAAACGGGAATGAAGTGAAAAGCAATCTGATGAGTGACCCCCATGCAGATGAATACaacgaaaagggaagcaaccCATGTGGTGGAGAGTTAGGAAAGCACTTCTTCAATTTGatgaaaaatggagagctTAACTTGGAAGGTCTGCCGTATGAGAAGTTTCTTTTTGACTCTAAGGTGCTGGAGGAGGCGAATGGCTCCTTTCCGTTTAAGCACCCCATGGGAGATAGCACCAGTGAGATGTATGCAGGGGAGCGCCACCGGGATGCACCACATGGTGTGGTGAATAACCCCTCTAACTGCTTCTGTTGTGTTAAGAACCCAGTGGGGGGAAAGAGCAACGTCAACGTTATGGATTTGTGCAACCATCTGGCCCAGGAGCTGATCAGCAAGAATGAGGGGAAGCCGCTTAGGGAGGAGGAGATGAGAGAAGCACCGGTGCAGGGGCAACTTCCCGGCCAACTGCAGAGACAGGAGAACCCGCTAAGCGCGAGCGGTGGCCAGTGCCCCGATGTGAAGCTCGCGTACGACGGTTTGGTTGACGCAAACTGTGCAAACTGCGCAAATTGTGCAAATTGTGCAAACTGCTCTAACTGCCCCAACTGCGGAAGCGGAGCAGAGTCCACCCCCGCGAACGCCTCAGCGGGCACGCAACAGAACAGCAGGAGTAACCACCTGTGGAGGCTCTACCAGCTGTATGGGCTCCTAGAAAAGGCGAAGAGCGGCAGTGCTGTTGATGATAAGATCTGCACCGACATGCAAAACGGATTGAAAAAGTATTTCGCCAAGCACGACTATCCCCTTGGCAAAGGGGGCAAGCTTGGCAACCCCTTCTCTTGCGATCACATGGCAGCGGAAAACGGGTGCGAGCAGGAAGGCGCAGGTGGGAACAAAGTGCCCAGCGAAAACGGAAGGGTGTACGAGCATGAGTGGCACCTACTAAACAGTCAACTGCACCTTTCGAGGAGGGACAACGTGCAGTTCGCGGCGCACGCGGAGGAGGACGGGGGGGGCGGTAGCGGTGGTGGTAACCCCGTTATTGGCAACCCCATCGGCGGAGCACCGGGAAGCCTCTTCCCCGGGGGGACGGCCGAGGAAGCAATGTACAAAGACGCCCACGGGAGTTACAAAAACATATTTCTAAGTGACGAAGAGAATCAGAGGAACGAAGCGGCCATGCTGTTCCACGATGGCCATCAGCGGATGAGCAAAACGAATGAGCAGCGAATGAAGAACTACCTGTCGTCCCTCTATAACTCTATAGTGTACAAATCTGGGTTTTACCCGACTGAGGGGTCTAACCATAACGGGGCTCAGAGCAGTGGCGGCAGTGGCAACGTCCGCTTCAACAGCAGCAGCCATGTGAATAGGTGCGCAGATTCCAGGAGGAGTAGCAACCTGTGTGACTACCTCACCAGCTTTACATACACAAATCCGAATGAAAATTGCAGCGATAATGTGAGTCACGTGGACGAATTGGGTAAGTTCCTCCTGGTGAGAGGAGAACACAGCAACAGTAGGGAAGGCAGTGGGGGCAGACACAGCAGCGGGAGGCATAGCAGCGGTAGGCATAGCAGCGGTAGGCATAGCAGTGGCAGACATAGCAGCGGTAGGCATAGCAGTGGCAGGCATGcgcaccaccaccaccacctcGGAGGAAGTGCCAACAAAGGGAGCAGCCACAGCAAGAGCTTCGCCCATTTGTATAAAGATGTGGTCAGCTCGCTAGACCACGGGAAGGGAAAGCTATGCAACAAGCATTTGGGCAACTCCATGGGCCTCTTTAACGGAAGGAACAACACAGACGATATCATTCTGCACGGGTACCTAACCAGGAAGAGGAGAGAGGAGATGACCGACcacattcaaaaaaaaagagctctcctaagaaaaataaaaaatagggaaaataTGACCGATGAGGAGATAAATACAAGTCTCATGAAACTATCTGCTGATCCCAcagaatttaattttttaaaaaagttttatgcTCATGGGGGGGAGATGGAAGACCCGGAGGATGACGACGCGGTGGATGATGAGGTGGACGAGGACCACGTTGATGGGAGTCACCGCGGGGATGACCTGGACGATCGAGACCACGACCCGagtgggaagaagaagatgcaCATGAAGGGTGTGTACCTCGGCGGGAGGGCAGCTACATCCGCAGCCGCTTCCGCAGCCGCATCCGCAGGAAGTATGGCAAAACCGGGCAGACACATGAAGGGAGGAGGAGCCAACcaggaagacgaagaaaaCGTTAGCAGCGTAAATTCGACCAAACTAGGAATGAAAGACGAACGAGGGAAGAACGTGAATTTCTTTCTTAACAATTGCACCGTAGAGTATGGGCGTGGAAGAAGGAACAAAGTAGTCAATCAGAATTACACAAAGAATTATGAGCTAGAATCTAGGTATTATGGTAGGAGGGAATCGTCCACTGCTGGTGGGGGAGCAGCCGCAGGGATGAATGGCAGTGGTAGTGGCAGCGGTAGtggcagcggcagcagcagTAACAATGCTGTGGGTGGTGGTGGGCATGGAGGCACCAATGGAAAGGCACCTCCCATGAGTGGGGATCATCGGGGTGGAAAAATCAACGGAGTGTGCTACATAGGCAATGGTAGAAGCCACAGCAAAGATAAAGCAAAACTGCATATGGAGACTACCCCCGTTGGAAGAGGGAACAAtgcagggggaaaaggaggagtaGGCTCCAGGAGAATCAACACAAAAGTGAGGAACAACGCAGTCGTAGATTCAAATGAAAATTACGAATTCAAAATGACCTCATCTGAGCTCAAACCACAGAGAGGAGTCTACTTCGATCGATCGCAAAAGGCATGGATAGGCAGTTGGTATGAGGAAGGCaagcaaattaaaaggagGTTCAAAATTAAGTACTACGGCTGGGATGAGGCTCGTAATTTAGCCACGAAGGCCAGATTTGCCTTTGAAAATAGGACCAAGCATATGAAGGGCGccggcaaaaagggggcctctgctgctgctgcggcGAATGCGGCGGCGTCCGCGAATGGAGGTACTTCCAATGATGTCACTTCCAATGGAGCGAACAACGATGGGAGTGAGGCAGTCAATGCGGATGCCTCCGGGGGGTATGCACGtgccgggggggggaaggaagaagacaCGGCGAATTTGAATAACAACGGGATGAATGAAGGCGGGGCCAACCATGGTGCCAGTGCTCACCACTTCGAATGCGGCAGCTACGTGGATGGGACGAACAGGCGAATCATTTCCAGGAGGGGTGGAGGCACCTACTTGCGGGCCACCAATGAGGACCACGCGGTGGACTCGAGTAACGCCCCCGCTAACAAGCGAGATGGCCGACGAGGCGGGGCCGCCATGCACACGGGGAGTGGCAGCAACGGGAGGGCGCATAAAATGGGCGAGGAAAACGACCCCTCGAATGGAAGGGCAGCACCAGGCGGAGCGGTGGCCGCGGTAGGCGCGGTAACCGCGGCAGgtgacgaggaggaggacgtcCTTACCGCGGAGAGCCAGAAAAAGCTACGAAACGGTAAcaacccagggggggggagcagcgccCTTGTGCAACTGGgcgaggggaagaagaacgaaAAGGGCGTGCCCTACGCAGATGCTATTAAGTACACCGGCGTAGGAGAAGGAACAAGCAAGTACgaagcgggggggagagaaaaatacCCCTTTGAGCAGCACCATGTGGATTACGAGGAGTACCACCCCGCCTATGATAGGAAGCGGAACCTGGGGAACCCCAAGGGGGACGTCCGCGGGGGGGCGTGCAAGAATGAAGGAACCTACGATGGTTACGCGGGGAAGTACGCGGGCGAGTACAAGGGGGTCGAGATCGACCTGTTCAGCGACTGGAATGAGTTTCACCGGGCTGGTGCCGCCGTTGgaggggttagcggcgtggGCGGAAGGTATGAGAGTGGAGCCAGGGGGGACTACCCCCTCAGCGGGGTGAGCGACCTCGGGGGCAGAGGCAAGGGGAGGCACCCGTCGCAGGGCGGCGCCCTCCGGCACTACGACGATTACTACGCGTACGCGAAGGGCGGCTACCCCGAGGGGAAGCCCGGCGCGGAGCACGCAGAGGAGGACGAAGGGGTgccgaagaagaaaaatgaaagcgaGCAGTACGGCGGCTGCGTCGGCGGGGGCAGGCGAAAAATTAACAGCAATGGGAGTGGGGTAGGCGGTGGCGTGGGAGGTGGCCATGGGAACCCccacgaggaggaagagcaggAGGACGACCAGGATGAAGAAATGAATTACGATTACTGCCACCAGGTGGGGACGACCAGAAGGGAGCGCCCAGACCGCTCTTCCAGGGAGACCCACCTGGGAGGAGCGGAACAGAAAGGCAGAAACGCCTATGCCAAGTACCCAGCCGGAAAAGCAGGAGACAACGTAATCACCTATGCAAAatcaaataataaaaaatcaaatgAAACGAATCAAATTGACAGTTCAGTGATCCTCCCCCAGGGGGTATTTTACCAGGACTCTAAGAAAGCATTCTGTGCCAATTGGTATTCCAATGGGAAACAGGAGAAACgctatttttctattaacaAGTTTGGAGAGGAGAGAGCTAGAAATCTAGCGATCGCtgcgaggaaaaaatttgaacatgTGTATAAGAAGAATACCAACGTGAGTAAGAAGGACGTGCAGCAACATGCTTGTGGTATGTTGAAAGCGGAGATGTCGAACGAGGTGGCTGGACTGGAGGGTAACTACCACCTGGGGGACAACTTCCACCAGAGTGGCAAGCACGGCTATGGCAGCCAcggggggaaagggggcCTTACGCACACGGGGGTGGCGGCATCGTTAGCAGCACCGTTAGGGGCGGCGGGGATGGTCGCACCGATGACCGCTTCCATGGCCGCTCCCATAGGCGCGCCCGCCATGAATGAACTACCCCTGGGGGGCAAGAGTGGCGTAGGGCACAGCAGCAAAAGTGGCCCCCCCCACGAGATTGCCACGGTTGATGTTAAGAAGGCACACATGAACAgtggaggaagcaaaaaggcAGTCGGAGGGGGCGCGCCTCCCCTCTCAGCAGCATCCCCCACGAACAGCAACGAGGACCTGCAGTAcgtgcaaaatggctacgTCAATGGGAAGAGCTACTCCAAGTGTAGGGAAAGCAACCTCTATGGGGAGGACCACCTCCATGGGGAGACCATTACAGAAGGGGGGATATACACAAACGGCATGCCAGTAACCTCCCCAAGTGAGAGCATCCGAATGAACGGCGTCAACCCGAATGGGAGTAGCAGCCCGCCCTACACGAACAAGAGCGCCGTAAAGGAAAGCATCAAACTTGTGAGCAGCCCAGCTGGGAGCAACAGCACCACGGATATGGTAAATAATAACTTGGGCGACTGTGTGAGCAATGGCCGAGGGGTGGGGGGAACTAACTTCGAGGGGGAAGGCCCCCAGAACGATGCGGAGATGAGCCTGAGCGCGCCCTTAAGCAACACCGCCATCGGGGGCGGCACCAATCCAA